One window from the genome of Crassostrea angulata isolate pt1a10 chromosome 2, ASM2561291v2, whole genome shotgun sequence encodes:
- the LOC128172016 gene encoding uncharacterized protein LOC128172016, which translates to MATANSLYSTHNCSKCPGDTEYHCVSCPCDLCPQCKENHVKDLQTIDHDVVSHRDKINYIPTQVICVRHPSHVYIKYCEPCQVPVCDSCSEDQSHRFRSFLYGQGQHEILDIQTAYKTKRQQHRGTIHTIRSEALFYRPVLLPRIKADFKTCHTEFSLYQSEMLTKASKLKNLINKVRKDFMYNVFCDFDFKHRCLKQTIEMSRHIVSLQEYELRYVQPEFTFSALQFLSFTKTALPQINLTLHTSQLSMTESLNKEDVMESLSAIQITERGNRRVGNQCLLKLTSGAEFHQSLTVTGVDCCYHISCVTSDRVWVSNWNKLMLIDTTGVPLHRVEDSCRGLYVGKGLHTVNSESELIYIDEDYNINKLSKDMKTTTTFIERTDSTWVPWCVYWSPSTGDLLVGMYNNYTKTGKVTRYNQSGQLTQTIQNDNTGMGLYREPNYITENNNGDVVVSDSYSAVVVTERGGRHRFSYTGPPSGSRLRPHGICTDALSHILVCDGRTKTVQMLDGDGQFLSHLLIRPSGIFSPYSLSYDVITHRLWVGSGTPYNNTVVIYRYITRQDALTDLNPATADVMESLSEIPTPGTEKPQQGNQCLLKLMSPPELLPSLTLTGVGDCYHIFCVTSDRVWVSDRENNLMLTDTTGVPLHRVEDSLSGLYVYRGLHTVNSESELIYIDRNYNINKLSKDMKTTTTFIKRTDTTWVPQCVYWSPSTGDLLVGMYNYDTETGKVTRYNQSGQLTQTIQNDNTGLGLYRKPNYITENNNGDVLVSDYGAVVVTERGGRHRFSYTGHPSGSVLEPRGICTDPLSHILVCDDTTKTVQMLDRDGQFLSHLLIRPSGIFTPRSLSYDVNTHRLWVGSRNNNTVVIYRYITRQDALTDEHTAPVLMGTPYSAQHQP; encoded by the exons ATGGCCACAGCAAACTCCCTATATAGTACTCATAATTGTTCTAAGTGTCCGGGGGACACAGAGTACCATTGTGTATcgtgtccatgtgatctgtgtccccagtgtaaagagaaccatgtaaaagatctccaaacaatagaccatgatgttgtgtcacaccgtgataaaatcaactacatccCAACACAAGTGATCTGTGTGAGACATCCTAGCCATGTTTATATAAAGTACTGTGAACCTTGTCAAGTTCCTGTGTGTGATTCTTGTTCAGAGGACCAATCGCACAGATTCAGAAGTTTTCTCTATGGCCAAGGACAGCATGAAATACTGGATATACAAACCGCTTATAAAACAAAGCGACAACAACACAGAGGAACCATTCACACCATCAGAAGTgaggctctcttttacagacctgttctcctgCCACGAATAAAAGCTGATTTCAAAACCTGTCACACAGAATTCTCCCTCTATCAATCAGAGATGTTAACAAAAGCCTCGAAACTGAAAAATCTCATAAACAAAGTGAGAAAAGATTTCATGTACAATGTGTTTTGtgactttgatttcaaacacagatgtttAAAACAGACGATAGAAATGAGCAGACATATTGTCAGCCTTCAGGAATATGAACTCAGATATGTACAGCCAGAATTCACATTCAGTGCACTACAATTCCTCTCATTCACAAAGACAGCCCTCCCCCAGATAAATCTtacactccacaccagccagctctccatgactgagtcactcaacaaggaggatgtgatggagtcactgagtgcaatccaaatcacagagagaggaaaccgacgcgtaggaaaccagtgtctgctgaaactgacgtctggtgctgagttccatcaatctctcacagtgacaggtgttgattgttgttatcacatttcctgtgtgacatcagaccgggtctgggtcagtaATTGGAACAAACTCATGTTGAtagacacaacaggtgtccctctacatcgtgtggaggATTCATGTCGTGGTTTATATGTTGGTAAaggattacacacagtgaacagtgagagtgaactgatttatatagatgaggattataacatcaacaaactgtcaaaggatatgaaaacaaccaccacatttatagagagaacagactCTACATGGGTACCatggtgtgtgtactggtccccgtccactggggatctactggtcgggatgtatAACAATTATACAAagacaggcaaggtaacccggtacaaccagagtggacaactcacacaaaccatacagAACGACAACACAGGTATGGGACTGTATAGAGAACctaactatataacagagaacaacaatggggatgtcgtggtgtctgactcatacagtgctgtagtggtgacagagcgtggaggaagacatcgtttctcctacacaggacctCCATCAGGATCACGACTACGACCAcatggaatctgtactgacgcgctgtcacacatcctggtgtgtgatggtagaaccaaaacagtacagatgttggacggggacggtcagttcctgtcacatctactgataaGACCATCAGGGATATTCTCACCATAcagcctgagttatgatgtcatcactcaccgtctctgggtcggatcaggAACACCGTACAACAACACGGTggttatatacaggtatatcaccagacaggacgctctgacag ATCTGAATCCAGCCACTGCtgatgtgatggagtcactgagtgaAATCCCAACCCCAGGGACAGAAAAACCACAGCaaggaaaccagtgtctgctgaaactgatgtCTCCCCCCGAGTTACTTCCCTCTCTCACACTGACAGGTGTTGGTGATTGTTATCACATTTtctgtgtgacatcagaccgggtctgggtcagtgatagAGAAAACAATCTCatgttgacagacacaacaggtgtccctctacatcgtgtggaggATTCATTGAGTGGTTTATATGTATATAGaggattacacacagtgaacagtgagagtgaactgatttatatagataggaattataacatcaacaaactgtcaaaggatatgaaaacaaccaccacatttataaAGAGAACAGACACTACATGGGTACCAcagtgtgtgtactggtccccgtccactggggatctactggtcgggatgtatAACTATGATACAGagacaggcaaggtaacccggtacaaccaaagtggacaactcacacaaaccatacagAACGACAATACAGGTCTGGGACTGTATAGAAAACctaactatataacagagaacaacaatggggatgtcttGGTGTCTGACTAtggtgctgtagtggtgacagagcgtggaggaagacatcgtttctcctacacaggacatccatcaggatcagTACTAGAGCCacgtggaatctgtactgacccgctgtcacacatcctggtgtgtgatgatacaaccaaaacagtacagatgttagacagggacggtcagttcctgtcacatctactgataaGACCATCAGGGATATTCACACCACggagcctgagttatgatgtcaacactcaccgtctctgggtcggatcacgGAACAACAACACGGTggttatatacaggtatatcaccagacaggacgctctgacag ATGAACACACAGCCCCTGTCCTGATGGGGACGCCTTATTCAGCTCAACACCAGCCGTAG